The Paenarthrobacter aurescens region CCGTCCTCACCTTTGGTGCCGGGAACCACGCCCTGTGGCCCGCCCGGTACTTGGACCACAACTCGGCCAACTCCCTGGCCGCTCCGCGCAACGGCGCCATGGGCATGGGTATCCCGGCAGCCGTGGCAGCCTCGCTCGCCTACCCGGGCCGCCAGGTCATCTCCGTGGCAGGCGACGGTTGCTTCATGATGAACGGCCAGGAGATCGCCACGGCCATGGGCTACGGCGCCACGTTCATTGTCCTGGTGGTGGACAACGGCATCTTTGCCACCATCCGCGAGCACCAGGAAGCGCACTACCCGGACCGCCCGTCCGGCACCCACATGACCAACCCGGACTTCGCCGCACTCGCCCGCTCCTACGGCGGTTACGGCGAGCGTGTGGACCGCACGGAAGACTTCGCGGCCGCGTTCCGCCGCGCCGTCGACTCCGGCCTCCCGGCCCTGTTGCACCTGCCGCAGGACCCCACCACGCGTTCCCCCAAGACTTCAACACACTGACCGGAGCCCTCACCGTGATCCAGCTTCAGAACATCATCAACGGCGAGTCCGTGTGCGCCACGGCCAGCCTGCCGTTCTTCGACCCCGCCACGGGCCAGCAGATCGGCACCGCGCCGGACAGTGACGCGGCCGCCGTCGGCGCCGCTTTCCAGGCCGCTGCCGCAGCTTTCAAGAGCTACAAGCGCACGACGCCGGGAACGCGCCAGTCGCTGCTGTTGCAGCTGGCCGACCTCATCGAGGCGAACGTTGACCGTCTGCTCGAGGCTGAGGTTGCCTGCACGGGCAAGCCTTCCGCCCTCACCAAAGAGCTCGAAATCCTGCGCGGCGCGGACCAACTGCGCTTCTTCGCCGGGGCGTGCCGGGTGGTTTCCGGTACGGCGCAGACCGAGTATGTGGAGGGTTTCTCGTCCACCATCCGGCGTGAACCCATCGGTGTGGTGGCCCAGATTACCCCGTGGAACTACCCGTTCATGATGGCCATCTGGAAGATTGGTCCGGCCCTCGCAGCGGGCAACACCTTGGTCCTCAAGCCTGCCGATACCACCCCTTGGTCCACGCTGGTCCTGGGTGAACTGGCGCAGCAGGTCTACCCGGCCGGCGTAGTGAACATCGTGTGCGGCGGGCGCGAAGCCGGTGCTGCGATGGTGGACCATGACATCCCGGAGATGGTGTCCATTACTGGCTCCACCCGGGCCGGTGCGCAGGTCATGTCCGCGGCGTCCAAGACGCTCAAGGACGTGCACTTGGAGCTTGGCGGCAAGGCGCCCGCTGTGGTGTTTGCCGACGTCGATATCCAGCGGACTGCCAGCGAAATCGCCCTGGCTGCCTTCTTCAACGCCGGGCAGGACTGCACTGCGGTGACCCGCGTACTGGTGCACCAGGACATTCATACGGAGTTCGCAGCAGCCCTGGCTGACGCCGCCTCTGCCTTGAAGGTGGGCGGTTCCGATGCGGATCTTGGCCCGCTCAACAGTGCCGCGCAGTTGGAGCGGGTAGAGGGCTTCATGTCCCGCCTGCCCGCCAATGCCCGCGTCCTCTCCGGCGGCAAGCGCACCGGAACCGGCTTCCACTTCGAGCCAACGGTGATCGACGGCGTCTTCCAGAGCGACGAGGTGGTGTGCGACGAAATCTTCGGCCCCGTGCTGACCGTCCAGCCGTTCGCCACCGAGGAAGAAGCGATCGAACTCGCCAACGGCACCAAGTACGCGCTGGCCTCCAGCGTGTGGTCCGAGAACCATGGCGTGGTGACCCGCGTATCCAACGAGCTCGACTTCGGGGCCGTCTGGATCAACTGCCACCAGGTGATCCCGGCCGAAGCACCCCACGGCGGATTCAAACATTCAGGCACGGGCAAGGACCTCTCCGTCTACGGACTTGAGGACTACACGCGCATCAAATCCGTCACCACCTCCCACCGCTAGAACCGGACATGAAACTCGACCTCCTCCTGCGGAACGCAGAGATCATCACCATGGATCCGGACCGCCCGGTGGCCGGTTCGCTGGGCATCTGGCAGGGCCGCATCGTGGGCTTGGACGAGGATCTGGATGGCTTGGATGCTGTTCAGGTGCTCGATCTTGGCGGTGCCATCGTCACCCCAGGCTTCATCGATGCCCACTGCCACACCACGTGGTTCGGGCTTGGCCTGGCGGAACTGGACGTCTCCGGTGCCCGCGGTTTGGAGGAGCTCTATGAGTTGCTTCGGGGCGTTGTTGCCAACCCCGGGACCGACGTCGAGGGCTGGCTCTTCGCCACCGGCTTCAGCCAGACCCAGCACGGCGGGGTCTTCCCGGACATCGTCGAGTTGGACCGCATCACGGGGGAGCGGCCGCTGTTCATGCGGCACAACTCCGGGCACATGGCCGTGGTCAACACAGCCGCGTTGCGGCTGGCAGGTGCGGAGTCGCCGTCGTTCCCGGATCCCGACGGCGGAGCGATCGTCCGCGACGCAGCGGGACATCCCACGGGACTGGTTCAGGAGACGGCCCAGGAACTGATCCAGCAGCTGATCCTGCCGTATTCGCTGGAGGACATCGAGGCCGCCCTTGAGAGGGCCACGTTGTATTACGCTTCCGAGGGCATCACGAGTTTCACCGAGGCCGGGGTGGGCGGCGGCTGGATCGGGCACAGCCCCGCCGAACTTGCTGCCTACCAGAGCGCCTCCGCCAACGGCCGGTTGCATGCCCGGGCACAGGTCATGCCCGTGCTCGATGTGCTGCATGGCCTGGGCGGTCATGCTTCTGACAGTGCTGGTGCCGCACCGGCCGGGCTGGACCTTGGCATCACCAGCGGCTTCGGGAACGAGTACCTGTCCCTGGGCCCCGCGAAGGTGTTCCTGGATGGCTCGCTCCTGGGAGAAACCGCGGCCGTGAGCCACGAGTTCTGCAGCCACGGGCACAAGGACAACAGGGGCAACGTCGGCTACTTCCAAGCGGACCCGGCCCAGTTGCGGGAACGCATCGAGGCCGCCTACGCCGCCGGGTGGTCCATCGCGGCCCACGCCATCGGGGACCGGGCCGTTGACCTGGCCGTGGATATCATCACCGACTGCCAGGCCGTGTATGGGCAGCGCCGTTTGCCCAATAGGATCGAACACGCCTCCATGACCCGCCCCGAGCAGCTGGCGAGGCTCGCGGACGCAGGAATCGCCGTGACACCTCAGGCAAGTTTCTTCCGCGACGGTGGGGACGGCATGACCGCGTCCCTCGGGCCGGACCGTTTGCCGTGGGCCTACCGCGCAGCCAGTTTCCTGGACGCAGGAGTGATGCTCGCGGGCAGCTCGGACCGGCCTGTTGCCGATGGGAACGTGCTCCGCGGCATGCAGGCGTTCGTGGACCGCAGGACCGGGTCCGGGGCTGTCTTCGGTAACCCGGCCGAACGCCTCACCCCACACCAGGCACTGGCCACGTACACCTCCGGGGCCGCCGCAGCCACGGGGACCCTGGCCGAGAAAGGCACGCTGACACCGGGCAAGCTTGCCGACTTCGCCGTCCTGTCCGCTTCACCGTTGAAGGCACCTTCCATCAGCGAACTGCAGGTCCTGGCCACTGCCGTCGGAGGCCGTTTTACCTACCAATCGACCCACTTCCACGAGGCACTTTCCCCGGAAAGTCCGTTTGCGGCCCGTGTTTCAGCGAACCGCGTATCAGCAACCCAAAGCTCATAGGGGAGACCATGACCATCACCACCAGTTTCACCACCCAGGACACCGCCTTCGTGCAGGACTTCCGCGCCATGAGTGCCTTCGGTGCCACGGAGAACGGCGGCGTGGACCGCCAAGCCGCAACCATTCCCGACGGCGAGCAGCGCCGCTGGCTCGCCGGACTCCTGGAGGAGCACGGCTTCACGGTGAAGTTCGATCACGCCGGCAACCAGTGGGGCCTCTACGAAGCCGTGCCCGGTGCGCCCTACGTGGTGGTCGGCTCACACATGGATTCACAGCCGACGGCGGGACGTTACGACGGCGCGTATGGCGTCCTCGCTGCTGCCCACGCCGCATTCCGCTTGGCCGCCCGCTGGGAAGCCGGCGCAACGGCACCCACGTTCAACCTCGCCGTCGTCAACTGGTTCAACGAGGAAGGCAGCCGTTTCAAGCCGTCCATGATGGGCTCGTCCGTCTACACCGGCAAGCTGGAACTCGAGGACGCCCTCAACACCAAGGACGCCGCCGGGGTCTCCGTGCGCGATGCCTTGGACGCGATCGGCTGCCGCGGAACGTACGAGGGGCCGGAGGCAGCGTACTGCGCCGAGATCCACATCGAGCAGGGCCGCAGCATGGAGCGCGACGGCGTCACCATCGGGCTGGTCAGCTCCAACTGGGCCGCCAACAAGTACGAGTTCGTGGTTCACGGAGAGCAGGCACACACCGGTTCCACGGTGATCGCGGACCGCAAGGATGCCCTCCTGGGCGCCTCGATGCTGGTGGTTGCGGCACGCGAACTCGCCGACCGCTTCCCGGGTGTCCTGCACACCTCAGTGGGTCAGCTCAACGTGTACCCCAACTCGCCCGTGGTGGTGCCGTCCCGCGTGAACCTCCTGCTGGACCTGCGCAGCGCCGACGAAGCCGTCCTGGCCGAGGCCGACGCCCTGCTGCACGCCCGCATCACGGAGATCGAACAGCTGGCCAACGTCACCGTAGAGAAAAACCACTCACACTCCTGGGCCGTCACCCCGTACCAGCCCGAAGGCGTGGAGCTCGCAGCCAAGGTTGCCGCGGACCTGGGGCTGTCCAACAAGGAAGTGATGACCCTCGCCGGGCACGACTCCACGAACATGAAGGACATCGTTCCCACCGTGATGCTGTTCGTGCCCAGCGTTGATGGCATCTCCCACAACGAGCACGAATACACCACCGACCAGGACATCGTGGCCGGGCTTACCATGCTCACCGAGGTTGTTGCCCGTCTATGTGACGGTGCGCTGGAGAACAGCTGAACTAGCTGTTCTAGCTCGCTTGCGGTGCCGGCTTTCGGTCAACCGGTGGGCTTTCCACCACGATCGACGCCGGCGCCGCGCCACCTGAGGCGTCAGGATTGGCGATGTACAGGACATCCTCGCTGATCCTGGCCTCAATGTCCGCAGCCTTGAGCCGCGCCAGCAGCGGTTCCAGATCGCCGTCGTACTCAAAGGCCAAGTCCCCGTTGGTGGCGTCCGCGCCGTGAATGACCTGGAGGATGCCACCATTCTTGGTGGTGAAAGTGGCTGATTCGTCGTCCTCGGTGCGCGGTCGGGCGCCGATGTTCCTCAGATCGTTGGCCGCAAGGCCCACAAGAGGGCTGACCCACGTGGCTACCACCGTCAGCGCCGGCTCAGCCTCCTTGGATGTGGCCCAGGTGCCATCCGCTGCCCGTTGTGCGGGGAAAGCGAAGAAGTCAAAGCCGTCGTCGGTGGAGATCTGTACCGTGGTTCCGGACTCTGCCTCGTGGAGTTCGGCCTGGGTCCCTGCTTCCTCAGTGCGCCGGGCAAACTCCTGCACATCACCCACCTCCACACCGAAAACCGTGGAGCCATCCAGTGGGTGGCCGTGAACCACTGAGGCCACCGCAAGGCGACCCGAACCGGCGTCGAACTCCTGCCAGTCATCCTCGTCCACGGTCTTCACCAGTCCGAGTGCGGTCAGCAGCGTGGCCCACTGCCGGGGGTGTGAGGTGTAGTGGGTGGGTCGGGCTCGCAACATTGGTCCTCCTGGGTGGGTCCTCATCAAAGCCTATGCTGAACCCATGGCCACTGAACTTGAAGAACTTCTTGTCCAAGACGGCGCCCAATGGCGTGCTTGGCTTGCAGCGCACGGAGCGGAGAGCCCCGGCGTGTGGCTGATCCTGCACAAGAAGGGCGGCACGGTCACAGAGTTGGACTACGACGCCGCGCTGGACGAAGCCCTGTGCTTCGGCTGGATCGACGGCCAGGCAAAGAGCCGCGACGCCGAAAGTTACTTCCAGCGCATGACACCCCGGGGCCGCAGGAGTATCTGGTCGGCGCGGAACGTGGGGCACATTGCGCGTCTGGAATCCGAGGGCAGAATGACCGACGCCGGACGTGCCGCCGTGGAAGCTGCAAAAGCTGATGGCCGCTGGGAAGCCGCCTATGCCGGGCCGGCGGATTCGGTGGTTCCGGACGATCTCGCAGCCGCCATTGCCGCAGTCCCGGAGGCCCAGGCCATGTTCGAGTGCCTGACGTCCCAAAACCGCTTCGCGCTCATTCACCGCACCAACGGGGTCAAACGGGCTGAGACCCGGGCACGCAAGATCGAAGGTTTTGTGGAAATGCTTGCCCGCCACGAAACTCCGTACCCACAGCGGAAACGTCCCGGCTCCAGCGGCAATTAGAGCGTGGCCGCGGCTTCCAGCGCCATCCAGGCTTGCAGCTGGGTGGAAAGCTCGACGGCGGCCCCCGCCGGATAGGTTTCGGCTGCCGGCCGCTGGGGGTCGAATGAGAACACGATCGCGGGTGTGCCCCGGCTGGGATTGCCCGTGTTGACACGGCGGCCTGCCCAGAACGCTTCAGCAGTGCTGTGAACCAGGGACTTGGCGGTGTCCCGTGTTGGGGCCGGAAGCCTGCCATCGCGGGCAGCCAGGGCGAGGTAGCGGAGCAGGATGCCGGTAAAAAGACCGCCATCGCCCGTGCCCTCGCCGCGGATGACCTCCATCCCGGGAAGCGTGAGTTCCCGTTTCACGGCGTCCACCAAAAGGTCTGCCCTGCGCAGATTGTCTTCTCCACCCAACTCCAGCAACGCGCCCAGGACCGGGCCTTGGTTGTAGGTGTAGATGGCCGTATCAACCGCCAACCCGCCCTCTTTGATCCGAACCCCGTCCTGATAAATACCGCGTTCGGGGTGAAGGAGTTTGCTGTTGAGCCAGTTCACCAACTGCTGTGCACGCTCTGTGTGGCCGGTCCGGGCGTAGTACAGGGCAACCGGGGCTGTGGCCGGCGTGTTCTTGAAGTCACGTTTGGTGCTCCAAAACGTGCCACCGCCAAAGTCGTCAGTAGATGCCGAATCGAATTGCAGCGTCAGGCTCTTTTGGACGTACGCGTTCCTCCGGCGGCCGGGTTTCCGGGTCTCTTCGGCCAGCTTCTCCAAACGCAGCGTCGCCAGGGCCAGCCACGCCATGTCGTCGTAATAGTCGTTGACGAACCGCAACAGATTCCGCAACCGGATGGTGGTGACCAGCCGGGAAGCGAGCCTGCCGGCGCTCGGCCGGGAGCCGCCGTCGAACTTTGTCTTCCCCGCGAGCTCGCGGCGGCCGGCATCCACCAGGCAGTCCACGTAGTGCGCTTGCCACCAATAGTGCCAGGGGCCGGAGAGGCTCTTAAGGGAACTGCTGGGCAGGCTTACTGCGCCAATGTGGGTGCCGGGCAGGAAGAGGAAGCGCCTGCCGAAGCTGCGGGTTACTGATCGGGCCGCCTGGTTGGCGCGCGCTGCCCACTCGGCGGCGTCTTTGGTGGGGGCCGGTGTTCCGTTTGGCTGGATCTGGCTGGACATGTCTTTAGCCTAGCGGGGCTGGAAATGTGCGCTGGACCACAATTCCAGTTAACATGCATTAACGGATCTGGGTCTGCATCAAGGAGGATGAATGGACATCAAGGGCACTGTAGCGCTGGTAACCGGTGGGGCATCAGGACTGGGGGCCGCCACCGCCAGGCGCTTGTACGACGCCGGAGCATCGGTGGTGCTGGTTGACCTGCCGCAATCAGCAGGTCAGTCCTACGCCGCCGAGCTGAATGCCCTGGATGCGGGCGAGGCGCAGCGTGCGGTCTTCGCCCCGGCGGATGTGACCAATGAATCCCAAATCCAGGCCGCCGTCGATGCCGCAAACTCCATGGGGCCGCTCCGGATCGTGGTCAACTGCGCAGGCATTGCGACACCCGGAAAAGTCCTTGGCCGTGATGGCGTGCTGCCGCTGGAAACCTTCAATAAGGTCATCCAGATCAACCTTGTAGGCACCTTCAACGTGATTCGCTTGGCCGCCGCGGCCATGGCGGAAACCGAGCCTGTCACTACGGAACTGGGCGGGCCCGAACGTGGCGTCATCATCAACACCGCATCCGTTGCCGCCTTCGAAGGCCAGATCGGCCAACCCGCGTACGCCGCTTCCAAGGGCGCGGTTGCAGCCATGACGCTGCCCCTGGCACGAGAGTTCGCCCGTTCCCTGATCCGGGTGGCCACCATTGCGCCCGGCATCTTTGAAACGCCCATGATGGCCGGACTTCCCCAGGCGGCCCAGGACTCTCTTGGACAGCAGGTTCCACACCCCGCACGCCTCGGCCGTGCCGCGGAATACGCAAACCTGGCTGCCCACATCGTGGAGAACGCCATGCTCAACGGGGAAACCATCCGGCTCGATGGCGCCATCCGCATGGGACTCAAATGATGGGGGATGCCAGCTGCGCGGACCTTCCTTCTGCCGACTTCTTTGACTTCGAGTCGCTGCTCAGCGTCCAGGAACAGCGGAAGCTCAACGAACTCCGGGCATTCCTTGCCTCCGAGATCGCCCCCTACGCCGGGCAATGGTGGGAGAAGGCGGAGTTCCCGGAACACATCCTTCCCAAACTCGCGGCCCTCCGGCTCAGCGCGCCAGCCCAGCGCGGGTACACGCACCTGTTCGCTGGACTGGTGATCGCGGAAATGACACGCGTGGACACCTCGATCGCCACGTTCTTCATGGTCCACCACGATCTCTTCGTGGAATCCCTGTACGACTTCGGCAGCGATCAGCAACAGGACCGCTACCTCGACGACGCCTCCAACCTTCGCACCACCGGAGCCTTCGCCCTCACAGAACCGAACCACGGGTCCGACGTCGCCGGCGGGATGGAGACCACCGCACGCCGGGTTGAGCGGCCAGAATCCGACGGCGGCGATTACTGGGTGATCAACGGCGCCAAACGCTGGATTGGCAACGGGACGTTCTGCGACTACATGCTGGTGTGGGCCAAGGACGAATCAGACGGCTCCGTACGTGCCTTCATTGTTGATGCTTCCCTGCCGGGCATCACACGCAGCCGGATCGAGAACAAAATTGCCCTACGCACGGTGCAGAACGCCGACATCGTCTTTGAGGACGTTGAGGTAGCTGAAGCGGACCGCTTCGCCGGCATCAGCAGCTTCGTGGACACCAACCATCTCCTCCGCGGATCCCGCATCATGGTTGCCTGGCAAGCAGTAGGCCAACAACTGGCTGCATTCGACGTCGCCCGGCAATACGCCGTCGAGCGCATGCAGTTCGGCAAGCCACTGGCCAAGTTCCAGCTGGTCCAACAACACCTGGTGGACATGCTCGGCAACGCGGTGGCCAGCATGGGGATGATGGTCCGCATAGCGCAGTTGCAGGAGGACATCTTCACAGACGCCCAAGGGGAGCGCCACGGTGGCGCCGAAATGGCGCAGGTGGCGCTCGCCAAGGCCTACTGCAGCGCCAGGATGCGGGAAACCGTGGCATTGGGCCGGTCCATCCTGGGCGGAAACGGGATTGTCACCGATTACCGCATTGCCAAGATCTTTGCCGATGCCGAGGCAATCTTCACCTACGAAGGCTCCTACGAAATCAACTCATTGATTGTTGGCCGGGCAGTGACAGGGGTTTCAGCCATTACCTAGGCCCTGCCCTCACTCCTGCGGAAGCTTCTCTCCCGCTTCCACCCGCACGTCCAGTGAGTTTCCACGGACGGGCATAGGGCAGGTGCCATATGGAGTGAAGGCGCTGGGGTAGTTGATTGCGCGGTTGAAATCGATGATCACCGAACCGTCCGGACGGGGACGCGGAATGAAAACCTTGCGCCATTCATCCGTGGTTTCGCCGTTGCTTTCATCATGGAAAGTCACGTTCAGGGCGCCCAGCTTCTCCGCTTCCGCGTGAAGCCGGACTTCGTGGGCAACACCCGGGACACGGAACACCACCTCACCCACTGACCGGTGGACGCCATCCACCAAGGGATTCGCCGTGCCGATCGGTACGTCCACGGGTTCGGCGTAAGCCTCAAACCGGCCTTGAATCACCCAATCCGGGCTGTACTCATACGTGGGGACACCAGTGAACCCAGTCAACACAGGCGAGCCGTTGTCCCGGGTGCGGAGGGCATACTTGTCCGCACGCATGGCAAGTTCCACCACAACCTGCTTGCCGTCGTCGCCACCGTACTGCACCCACATGAGCGACTCTTCGTCCTGCAATGTGGCTTTGATGGTTCCCTCCACCACCTGACCTGTTTCAACCACAGTCAATCCGTCCGCTGCGCTCGCCGTGAGGAAAGCCGTAGTGCCATCGGTAGACCAAAGGCCAGGGACCAGTTCCATCCGGGACGGCTGGGACTCAAGCCACTGGAAAGAGGTGAGCGTCAACCATCCGTGTTCCGTGGCAAGGGCTGAATGTCGGCCTGCACGGAACCGCTCCCAACGGGCATGCTGGGCATCGGTTGCGGTAGTGGGCGAGCTCATGGTTCTCCTCGGCTGGTGTTCGCTTCAGTTGCACTTGCCTCAACTATGCGCCGGGCATACGCATTCCCTGAATTCTTCCGGGCCGAGAGAGAACTCCGCTACCTTGGATCGGCTCGCGCTGGCCCTGAAACCATGCCAGCGCGAGCCGGGTCTGATGGACGGCGACTGTTGGACCCTCACCACCTGCCAGGCCCTTGCCGCCGTACTGCCTCGAAAGGCGTTTTCCTCCCTAGTGCGAACCGCGCCTGTATCTGCGGGCTCCCATCAAGGCGAGCGCAGATCCCACGGCCAACAACGCCCCGGCCAGGAAGAGGAATGCCTGGCCATTCGCACCCGTCTCAGCCAGCTGTCCTGGAGTGCCAACCGGAGATGGAGTGGTTGCCTGGACCGGTTCGTTTGGTTGAATCGGTACGTTCACCTGGGCTGGTGGAGTGGTTTCTGTGGGTGGAACAACAACTACGGGGCTGCTGGTGGTTGGTTCCGGCGTGGGGGTTGCTGAGGCACTGCTCGGGGACGGCGTGGGGGTTGCCGTAGTGCTCGGGGTAGGCGTTGCCGTAGGCGTCGGGATGGCAGTTCCTTGCCCCGTTCCGCTGGCACTGCTCCGGCGCGTTTGGGCCCCTACAGGGATTTCCTCGCCCGAGATGGTCACTGTTCCGCTATTTTCGTAGGCGTCCCGAGAATCATCGGAGACTGTGGTCATCACGAAGAGCTCAACGTTTTCGCCCTTGGGGAGGCCGGTCCAGCTGACGGTGAGTGACTGGGGAGTGCAATCGATGGTGGCTGGATATTGCTCGTCGTCGAAGGGTTCAACAATGTTGCCGGCAACTCCCCGCACCATCCCCACACGGGGTGTTACACGGCTGCAGTCGATCACCATGCCGGGTGCGGGGACATCAGTGACTACAACATCGTTGCTTTCGGACGGCATAGGCGGCATGTAAATGATCGATTGAAGTTCTGTTTGGGCAGGATCTGCCCACCACATCGACTTTCCGGCAGATGTGGGTACCTCCGGAAGGCAGTTTTCCGTGCACGGCTCAATGTTCACGGGAATGCGGAGCACGGTCTCGCCGAACACGAAGCTGAGGTCCTGTGTTCCTCCCGTGTCCGGATCCACGGAGTATTGGGTGGCGAACGAACAGGTTCCGCCCACGTTCAGCGGATGCGAGGCTACAAAGTCCGTAAGCGTAAAGACCACTAGGCCGGCATCGGTTGCTGCAGCCGATGCTACGGTCTGGCCGTCGGGGTTCTTCAGGTCAAAGGTAGAAGCGCC contains the following coding sequences:
- a CDS encoding Ig-like domain-containing protein, producing MNNQIHLRTMSMVTALLAAVMAVLGLGLSALPASAEEIQDAEITLNTSSVVTKQWDQVDLSCTWSVPDNSQPGDTFTLQLPAELRWFGASTFDLKNPDGQTVASAAATDAGLVVFTLTDFVASHPLNVGGTCSFATQYSVDPDTGGTQDLSFVFGETVLRIPVNIEPCTENCLPEVPTSAGKSMWWADPAQTELQSIIYMPPMPSESNDVVVTDVPAPGMVIDCSRVTPRVGMVRGVAGNIVEPFDDEQYPATIDCTPQSLTVSWTGLPKGENVELFVMTTVSDDSRDAYENSGTVTISGEEIPVGAQTRRSSASGTGQGTAIPTPTATPTPSTTATPTPSPSSASATPTPEPTTSSPVVVVPPTETTPPAQVNVPIQPNEPVQATTPSPVGTPGQLAETGANGQAFLFLAGALLAVGSALALMGARRYRRGSH
- a CDS encoding gamma-aminobutyraldehyde dehydrogenase; this encodes MIQLQNIINGESVCATASLPFFDPATGQQIGTAPDSDAAAVGAAFQAAAAAFKSYKRTTPGTRQSLLLQLADLIEANVDRLLEAEVACTGKPSALTKELEILRGADQLRFFAGACRVVSGTAQTEYVEGFSSTIRREPIGVVAQITPWNYPFMMAIWKIGPALAAGNTLVLKPADTTPWSTLVLGELAQQVYPAGVVNIVCGGREAGAAMVDHDIPEMVSITGSTRAGAQVMSAASKTLKDVHLELGGKAPAVVFADVDIQRTASEIALAAFFNAGQDCTAVTRVLVHQDIHTEFAAALADAASALKVGGSDADLGPLNSAAQLERVEGFMSRLPANARVLSGGKRTGTGFHFEPTVIDGVFQSDEVVCDEIFGPVLTVQPFATEEEAIELANGTKYALASSVWSENHGVVTRVSNELDFGAVWINCHQVIPAEAPHGGFKHSGTGKDLSVYGLEDYTRIKSVTTSHR
- a CDS encoding DUF1684 domain-containing protein, with protein sequence MSSPTTATDAQHARWERFRAGRHSALATEHGWLTLTSFQWLESQPSRMELVPGLWSTDGTTAFLTASAADGLTVVETGQVVEGTIKATLQDEESLMWVQYGGDDGKQVVVELAMRADKYALRTRDNGSPVLTGFTGVPTYEYSPDWVIQGRFEAYAEPVDVPIGTANPLVDGVHRSVGEVVFRVPGVAHEVRLHAEAEKLGALNVTFHDESNGETTDEWRKVFIPRPRPDGSVIIDFNRAINYPSAFTPYGTCPMPVRGNSLDVRVEAGEKLPQE
- a CDS encoding M20 family metallo-hydrolase, which encodes MTITTSFTTQDTAFVQDFRAMSAFGATENGGVDRQAATIPDGEQRRWLAGLLEEHGFTVKFDHAGNQWGLYEAVPGAPYVVVGSHMDSQPTAGRYDGAYGVLAAAHAAFRLAARWEAGATAPTFNLAVVNWFNEEGSRFKPSMMGSSVYTGKLELEDALNTKDAAGVSVRDALDAIGCRGTYEGPEAAYCAEIHIEQGRSMERDGVTIGLVSSNWAANKYEFVVHGEQAHTGSTVIADRKDALLGASMLVVAARELADRFPGVLHTSVGQLNVYPNSPVVVPSRVNLLLDLRSADEAVLAEADALLHARITEIEQLANVTVEKNHSHSWAVTPYQPEGVELAAKVAADLGLSNKEVMTLAGHDSTNMKDIVPTVMLFVPSVDGISHNEHEYTTDQDIVAGLTMLTEVVARLCDGALENS
- a CDS encoding glycoside hydrolase family 76 protein; the protein is MSSQIQPNGTPAPTKDAAEWAARANQAARSVTRSFGRRFLFLPGTHIGAVSLPSSSLKSLSGPWHYWWQAHYVDCLVDAGRRELAGKTKFDGGSRPSAGRLASRLVTTIRLRNLLRFVNDYYDDMAWLALATLRLEKLAEETRKPGRRRNAYVQKSLTLQFDSASTDDFGGGTFWSTKRDFKNTPATAPVALYYARTGHTERAQQLVNWLNSKLLHPERGIYQDGVRIKEGGLAVDTAIYTYNQGPVLGALLELGGEDNLRRADLLVDAVKRELTLPGMEVIRGEGTGDGGLFTGILLRYLALAARDGRLPAPTRDTAKSLVHSTAEAFWAGRRVNTGNPSRGTPAIVFSFDPQRPAAETYPAGAAVELSTQLQAWMALEAAATL
- a CDS encoding SDR family NAD(P)-dependent oxidoreductase, which translates into the protein MDIKGTVALVTGGASGLGAATARRLYDAGASVVLVDLPQSAGQSYAAELNALDAGEAQRAVFAPADVTNESQIQAAVDAANSMGPLRIVVNCAGIATPGKVLGRDGVLPLETFNKVIQINLVGTFNVIRLAAAAMAETEPVTTELGGPERGVIINTASVAAFEGQIGQPAYAASKGAVAAMTLPLAREFARSLIRVATIAPGIFETPMMAGLPQAAQDSLGQQVPHPARLGRAAEYANLAAHIVENAMLNGETIRLDGAIRMGLK
- a CDS encoding acyl-CoA dehydrogenase family protein, which gives rise to MMGDASCADLPSADFFDFESLLSVQEQRKLNELRAFLASEIAPYAGQWWEKAEFPEHILPKLAALRLSAPAQRGYTHLFAGLVIAEMTRVDTSIATFFMVHHDLFVESLYDFGSDQQQDRYLDDASNLRTTGAFALTEPNHGSDVAGGMETTARRVERPESDGGDYWVINGAKRWIGNGTFCDYMLVWAKDESDGSVRAFIVDASLPGITRSRIENKIALRTVQNADIVFEDVEVAEADRFAGISSFVDTNHLLRGSRIMVAWQAVGQQLAAFDVARQYAVERMQFGKPLAKFQLVQQHLVDMLGNAVASMGMMVRIAQLQEDIFTDAQGERHGGAEMAQVALAKAYCSARMRETVALGRSILGGNGIVTDYRIAKIFADAEAIFTYEGSYEINSLIVGRAVTGVSAIT
- a CDS encoding YdeI family protein, which produces MATELEELLVQDGAQWRAWLAAHGAESPGVWLILHKKGGTVTELDYDAALDEALCFGWIDGQAKSRDAESYFQRMTPRGRRSIWSARNVGHIARLESEGRMTDAGRAAVEAAKADGRWEAAYAGPADSVVPDDLAAAIAAVPEAQAMFECLTSQNRFALIHRTNGVKRAETRARKIEGFVEMLARHETPYPQRKRPGSSGN
- a CDS encoding amidohydrolase; translation: MKLDLLLRNAEIITMDPDRPVAGSLGIWQGRIVGLDEDLDGLDAVQVLDLGGAIVTPGFIDAHCHTTWFGLGLAELDVSGARGLEELYELLRGVVANPGTDVEGWLFATGFSQTQHGGVFPDIVELDRITGERPLFMRHNSGHMAVVNTAALRLAGAESPSFPDPDGGAIVRDAAGHPTGLVQETAQELIQQLILPYSLEDIEAALERATLYYASEGITSFTEAGVGGGWIGHSPAELAAYQSASANGRLHARAQVMPVLDVLHGLGGHASDSAGAAPAGLDLGITSGFGNEYLSLGPAKVFLDGSLLGETAAVSHEFCSHGHKDNRGNVGYFQADPAQLRERIEAAYAAGWSIAAHAIGDRAVDLAVDIITDCQAVYGQRRLPNRIEHASMTRPEQLARLADAGIAVTPQASFFRDGGDGMTASLGPDRLPWAYRAASFLDAGVMLAGSSDRPVADGNVLRGMQAFVDRRTGSGAVFGNPAERLTPHQALATYTSGAAAATGTLAEKGTLTPGKLADFAVLSASPLKAPSISELQVLATAVGGRFTYQSTHFHEALSPESPFAARVSANRVSATQSS